Part of the Leptotrichia massiliensis genome, TTTGGAAATAGTATAATAATAATTTAGAAATTTAGTAATATATTTAATTTTTTTAGTTAAATTTTTAGTATATACAAGTAATTATTTTGTTTTAATTAAAATTTTTTAATTATAAATTGTTATTTTAGGTTGATTATAATCAAAATACCTGTTATAATAAATTATGTAATATAACAGGTGATATATTTGTATTTGAAAATTAAATAATTATAACTTGATAGCAAAAAAAAATCATTTTATAAGCAAAAAAAAATGTACTATTAAATTTTATATGGTATTATTATAATACAAAGTTAGTATTTTAAAATTGATTTTATATTCATATATATCTTATTAATCGTTTATTTAAGCATAAAGATTGATTAACTGATGTGGTAAAACACAAAAAATATCTTTGTATATGAAAGGAAAAATATGAATAAAAAAACTAAGAATAAAAACGCTAATACGTTATTAGAAATACATAAAAAAGCAGAAAGTTTTTCACAAGGTGAGGAAATTGCTAATTTTGTGAGTCATACTGTTGGTGCTGGACTTGCTGTAATAGCTTTCATAGTACTTACGATACGTGCAAGCTGGAATCAAGATATAGGAACAATTATATCTTTTATGGCATTTGGATTTGGATTAGTTGTTTTATATACAATGTCTGCAATATATCACGGGTTAAAACCAGGAACAGCTAAAATGATTTTTGAAATTTTTGATCATTCTGCAATATATATTTTAATTGCAGCATCTTATACACCTTTTTTATACCTAGTCGTTGATTCTCCAATGAACAAAATTATATTGACGATTCAATGGGTAGTGTGTATTTTAGGAATTGTTTTTAAAGCATTTTTTACTGGAAAATTTAAGTTGTTTTCCACAATGTTATATTTAATAATGGGATGGATGATTGTATTTGCTTGGAATGATTTGATAAAGAATATAAATCAAGTTTCATTAATTTATTTAATTTTGGGTGGTGTGTTATACTCACTAGGAACAATTTTTTATTCGTGGAAAATATGTAAATTTAATCATATGATTTGGCACATTTTTGTTATTTTAGGAAGTGTCTTTCATTTTTTGGCTGTATACTATTTAGTTTCATAAAAAATTTAAAACGGGGTAATTAAGGTACTTATTGTATTAAAAATGTAAATATATATTTTATTTTGGAAAGGGTAGTTTAATGGGAAGAAAATCGAAAATATCTAATGAACTAAAAATTGAGCTCGTAAAACGGGTATTATCAGGAGAAGCAAGCATTAAAAGTTTAGCAAAGGAATACAATATTGCAAAATCTTCATTAATGACTTGGAAAAAGAAATATGTTGAAATCGGCGAAGAAAGTATTATGGTTGGAGATAAAAATAGACGTTATAGCCGTGAAATTAAAGAAAAAGCTATCAAAAGCTATTTAAATAATGAAGGATCTTTGTTTGATATCTGTAAAAAATACGATATTGCGTCTGTAAGTGTACTAAATTACTGGATTAGAGACTATAGAAGAAGTATGGATGCAAATGGAAATTATACAGTAGTAAAAAAACATATAAGAAAATCAATTGATGCAAAAGTTGAAGCTGTAGTATTTTGTCAAAATAATAATTATGATTATAATTTAACAATCAAGAAATTTGGCGTTTCATATCAACAAATTTATTCATGGGTAAAAAAATATGAAAAAGGTGGAGTTGACGCATTAGTCGATAATCGTGGAAAAAGACATCCTGAAAATAAAGATGAAAAATCTACTAAGAAAAAGAAATAATAAAAAACTGTCACGTTCTAATAAAATGAATTTGACAGTTTTTTTGTATATTTAAATTTTAAAGAGTTTTGTACAAAGAATTCTTAAATAGAAAATTATTCAGCTAATTTTGTTTCTTCTTTTTTAACTTCAATAGGTGTAAATTTTTTGTCTGGACTACTAAGATATTTTATTCCAATAATTGCAACAATAATCATAGCTATACTTATTAGATATGGAAGTCTGATTCCAAAAAGTAACAAATCTTCGGCTCTAAATGTACTTACAAACATTCTAATGATTGCATACATAATTAAATAAATCATTGATAAAACTCCAGGGTTATATTCTTTTTTTCTAAAATAGAACCAAAGAATTATAAAGCCAATCAAA contains:
- the trhA gene encoding PAQR family membrane homeostasis protein TrhA, with the translated sequence MNKKTKNKNANTLLEIHKKAESFSQGEEIANFVSHTVGAGLAVIAFIVLTIRASWNQDIGTIISFMAFGFGLVVLYTMSAIYHGLKPGTAKMIFEIFDHSAIYILIAASYTPFLYLVVDSPMNKIILTIQWVVCILGIVFKAFFTGKFKLFSTMLYLIMGWMIVFAWNDLIKNINQVSLIYLILGGVLYSLGTIFYSWKICKFNHMIWHIFVILGSVFHFLAVYYLVS
- a CDS encoding helix-turn-helix domain-containing protein, coding for MGRKSKISNELKIELVKRVLSGEASIKSLAKEYNIAKSSLMTWKKKYVEIGEESIMVGDKNRRYSREIKEKAIKSYLNNEGSLFDICKKYDIASVSVLNYWIRDYRRSMDANGNYTVVKKHIRKSIDAKVEAVVFCQNNNYDYNLTIKKFGVSYQQIYSWVKKYEKGGVDALVDNRGKRHPENKDEKSTKKKK